From the Prosthecobacter dejongeii genome, one window contains:
- a CDS encoding sialidase family protein, protein MKSLPLLLTTLLTWGLHAQAADWSQQAMEDAKQDRTSIPYDGITPNKMVCDTTLRLLPDGTWGLMILAGGDFEPSPENYTGITFSKDEGRTWSPLQAVDTGLPRAGETIGQGVTELMVREGRCTAFLSTHSQTWGRHWKSWIMHSDDSCKTWSKPEPVPGRLANFTFVRNHITTRDGRILIPFQHYVGPGADVPPPPAEEKPWHKALTHYVSNPRNGILMSRDGGKTYTEHGNVRLTTDDRYHGWAENNIVELSDGRIAMIIRGDRLGGVLYYAESKDGGKTWPEFATKTDIPNPGSKATLYPLGGDTVAMLHNPNPKHRSPLSLWISFDGMKTWPYQRVLVKESSDGPKGRLNYPDGFVSADKKWLHFAYDDNRHRAVHYSAKLPAIP, encoded by the coding sequence ATGAAATCGCTGCCACTTCTCCTCACCACCCTCTTAACCTGGGGTCTTCATGCCCAGGCTGCCGACTGGTCCCAGCAGGCCATGGAAGATGCCAAGCAGGATCGCACCAGCATCCCGTATGATGGCATCACGCCTAACAAAATGGTCTGTGACACGACCCTGCGCCTGCTGCCCGATGGCACCTGGGGGCTCATGATTTTAGCTGGAGGAGACTTTGAGCCATCTCCTGAAAACTACACCGGCATCACCTTCAGTAAGGACGAAGGCCGCACCTGGTCCCCCTTGCAAGCTGTGGACACGGGCCTGCCCCGTGCTGGCGAAACCATTGGCCAAGGGGTGACGGAGCTCATGGTTCGTGAAGGCCGCTGCACCGCCTTCCTTTCCACACATTCGCAGACGTGGGGCCGCCACTGGAAGTCCTGGATCATGCACAGTGACGACAGTTGCAAAACGTGGTCGAAGCCAGAGCCCGTCCCAGGACGCTTGGCCAATTTCACCTTCGTGCGCAATCACATCACCACACGTGATGGCCGCATCCTCATCCCCTTCCAGCATTACGTAGGCCCCGGTGCAGACGTGCCACCGCCCCCAGCCGAAGAAAAACCCTGGCACAAGGCCCTCACCCACTACGTCAGCAATCCCCGCAACGGCATCCTCATGAGCCGTGATGGGGGTAAAACTTACACTGAACATGGCAATGTGCGGCTGACGACTGATGACCGCTACCATGGCTGGGCCGAAAACAACATCGTGGAGCTTAGCGATGGTCGCATCGCCATGATCATCCGGGGAGATCGCCTGGGCGGTGTCCTTTATTATGCTGAATCCAAAGACGGCGGCAAAACATGGCCCGAGTTTGCAACCAAAACAGATATTCCGAACCCCGGCAGCAAAGCCACCCTTTATCCTTTAGGTGGCGATACCGTAGCCATGCTGCACAACCCAAATCCCAAGCACCGCAGTCCCCTTTCCCTCTGGATCAGCTTTGACGGTATGAAGACCTGGCCCTACCAGCGCGTGCTCGTCAAAGAATCCAGCGATGGACCTAAAGGCCGCCTGAATTACCCCGATGGTTTTGTCAGTGCCGATAAAAAGTGGCTGCATTTCGCCTACGATGACAATCGCCACCGTGCCGTGCATTACAGTGCCAAACTACCCGCAATCCCCTAA
- the gatB gene encoding Asp-tRNA(Asn)/Glu-tRNA(Gln) amidotransferase subunit GatB, which produces MPKYTVTIGLEVHAQLTTQSKMFCACPVMVGEEPNTNTCPTCLGLPGALPVLNEAAIEKTILTGMMLGCSTPPVVKWDRKNYFYPDMPKNYQITQNDLPLCLGGGIPLYDLAYPKDAQKSIVNPGKSVKLTRIHLEEDVGKSTHHDKFTTIDFNRAGTPLMEIVTDPDIDSAEEAFACITSLRQILIYGGVSDADMEKGNMRCDVNISIRPEGQKDLGTKIELKNINSMSAVRRAIKYEVDRQIGVLDGGGKLEQSTWRWDDDRGETIFMRGKEDAHDYRYFPDPDLIPLRTESIVARVRPQVPELPHEKRARFESDYGCSAYDAGVLASDKALASYYEAAVSADLKVPAKKVANWVINDLLGLMKDSEEGIASCPVKPEALNELVAVVESGKISNNQAKEVFAEMFTTGQSAAPIIKAKGFEQVSDTGALEAIVEQILAANPDKVAEVKGGNEKAMNWFTGQAMKASQGKANPKIVTDIVRKKLLD; this is translated from the coding sequence ATGCCCAAGTACACAGTCACCATCGGCCTTGAAGTTCACGCGCAACTGACCACGCAGAGCAAGATGTTCTGCGCCTGCCCGGTCATGGTGGGTGAGGAGCCGAATACGAATACCTGCCCCACCTGTCTAGGCCTGCCAGGAGCCCTGCCTGTGCTGAATGAAGCCGCCATTGAAAAGACCATCCTCACAGGCATGATGCTGGGCTGCAGCACGCCCCCCGTGGTGAAGTGGGACCGCAAAAACTACTTCTACCCAGACATGCCGAAAAACTACCAGATCACGCAAAATGATCTGCCTCTGTGTCTGGGCGGTGGCATCCCGTTGTATGATCTGGCCTACCCTAAAGATGCGCAAAAAAGCATCGTCAATCCGGGCAAGTCGGTGAAGCTCACGAGAATCCATTTGGAAGAAGATGTGGGCAAGAGCACCCACCACGATAAGTTCACGACCATTGACTTTAACCGCGCTGGCACGCCGCTGATGGAGATCGTGACAGACCCAGACATTGACAGTGCGGAGGAGGCCTTTGCCTGCATCACCAGCCTGCGGCAAATCTTGATCTATGGAGGCGTGAGCGATGCCGATATGGAAAAAGGCAACATGCGCTGTGACGTGAACATCAGCATTCGGCCTGAAGGTCAAAAGGACTTGGGTACGAAGATCGAGCTCAAAAACATCAACTCCATGTCGGCCGTACGCCGCGCTATCAAGTATGAGGTGGACCGTCAGATCGGCGTCTTAGACGGTGGCGGCAAGCTAGAGCAAAGCACTTGGCGCTGGGACGATGACCGTGGCGAAACGATCTTCATGCGCGGTAAGGAAGATGCCCACGATTATCGTTACTTCCCTGATCCCGACCTGATTCCATTGCGCACAGAGAGCATCGTTGCCCGCGTGCGTCCGCAGGTCCCGGAATTGCCGCATGAAAAGCGTGCGCGTTTTGAATCTGACTACGGTTGCAGTGCCTATGATGCAGGTGTGCTGGCCAGTGACAAGGCTCTGGCCAGCTACTATGAAGCGGCTGTTTCTGCCGATCTCAAAGTGCCCGCTAAAAAGGTGGCGAACTGGGTCATCAATGACCTGCTGGGACTCATGAAAGACAGCGAAGAAGGCATCGCCTCCTGCCCGGTCAAACCCGAAGCATTGAATGAATTGGTGGCCGTGGTGGAGTCTGGCAAGATCAGCAACAATCAGGCGAAGGAAGTCTTTGCCGAGATGTTCACCACCGGTCAGAGCGCGGCACCCATCATCAAGGCCAAGGGCTTTGAGCAGGTGAGTGATACAGGTGCGCTGGAGGCGATTGTGGAGCAAATCCTGGCCGCGAATCCAGATAAGGTGGCTGAGGTCAAAGGCGGCAATGAAAAGGCCATGAACTGGTTCACTGGCCAAGCCATGAAGGCCAGCCAAGGCAAGGCAAATCCGAAGATTGTCACGGACATCGTGCGCAAGAAGCTCCTGGATTAA
- a CDS encoding putative Ig domain-containing protein, which yields MKNPLSSLITTAALLWLSPLSGQAQSSDAQVVADINTQAPAANTSRKSMVKVNPGSGEILIIAVDDPLSGGELWRSDGTLAGTRQVRDIIPGPTGSDPRDLTTVGNRVFFSALEANGRSSLWVTNGEFATTNKLAEFPTSPQPDNRRLDRFTAFNGRLIFRGYDSDAGSEIWMSDGTPAGTVRNLDITGSSLNSDVDHFFNLNNQTLYFTADTSSLGRELWKMNSSFQTSLYQDIQEGIESSFPSDSTPVNETTAGFRTEMIAATPDEILYFIADSPLGIELWKTDRAGNATGTTIVQDILPGSESSSPRSLKTMTVSGTEYLFFAANKSDTSGRELWRSNTITGVTEIVRDIVPGTDGSSANNLHVIGNTLFLTANDGQGVELWRSNGSVGNAGTTLVSNINPGAGSSNPTNFFTFNNRLFFTAVNGTGMALYSCGTTGTETLVRQFAAADTASSFTQIGTNLYFLVNGSQLWVTNGVNPAGTTLVKNFQEGNAGSAATGLTKVGTTEVYFSANDGISGQELWKTDGLPGGSTVQVANIRPEAEGPNAPPLGSDPLYITPSGSKVFFSADATGSNRELWMTDGTTLGTTVVKTTGDAEINVSGASDPTFLADVNGVVYFSAVSSGNGREPWKSDGTPEGTQMLANLVTTTGSSNPEEFIKFKNEAYFVSSASGEGRRLRKAVPPYAAIIDGVTNPGIPNDAGPDDPKELTVAGTGSNERLYFSARIPGKGRELWKSDGASNRTECIDINTGVNNSNPEQLTSVGSQLFFVATDGTATNTGRELWVTTGNRATTRLVKDINPGDGHSDIQDMIEAGGKLFFTAVTAANGRELWVSNGTSAGTVMLKDIVPGIESPNITNMRNVDGILVFSANNGVDGREVWISDGTPAGTILLQNLAPLSASSNPSEFTALNGQVLFAATTPTTGYELLTSFIGSNLEVQLQPANTVINAGSTVVFPAVDFKLNTTLTLTLKNTGSNVLKDVKPLISGVNASEFTLVAPKAATMVSSNGSTSMAIRFTPKEGGVRRATLSIFSNDNEPKPFVIQLEGTGNKDPEITLQPLPLMLKVGEPASFESTATGTAPLALQWRKGSASVAGATSTTLNISAVTIKDAGAYSLFVKGTPLTAVSNPAELGVVEDYVSPPLLVAGIDKVATLKVNAAGNQLTYQWLIQRAGDPQPSELQNDERVSGAQTKTLVIKNLLTSDTAEYSCRVTNPGGSKVGGTTQLNVFSESPDVYSTQNMPNGVVGGDYKHQIKIDPAAIKSALTYSATGLPPGLKVNVKTGEITGRPTKDGNYSPVLTAKNTVGSDSYTVDPPINIELFPAGVEGIYAGTVEHNGEINGHLGGRLDLTVTKTGSFSGSLTLGGSKLPIKGIMNVYRAETNTLPEFELLVKRTGKPVPEPVTLQVELNPVTGLLTSNSKVTVLGKTALIAGARRVDALAAASYVGYYTFGMELGDMGQVGEASAATIPQGWSYGSFTVAKDGKLTFAGRTADGDKIIGASFVGVDSKIVVFQTMYTPLKGSLLGSLTVDSVNTADLTDNTLTGDVEWVRPADPKSKTRTYVAGFGMTGTPVLDPVPLEVTGSIYVKPVGTALTLNLPAPTTVDLDFRYGGLLEADVMARLDASVIVAASHKITQPTPATTGQTKLASIAGGTGLFTGSFALTDADLRPNFTKPLIRKVTFQGIMVKDHLGEKFGAGFFLLPELPEGTETPTTVPILSGEIELTPVLP from the coding sequence ATGAAAAACCCCCTTTCATCTCTTATCACCACGGCTGCGCTGCTGTGGCTGTCCCCTTTGTCAGGGCAGGCACAGAGTTCTGACGCCCAGGTAGTGGCAGACATCAACACTCAAGCTCCGGCTGCTAATACCTCCCGTAAATCCATGGTGAAGGTCAATCCAGGCAGTGGAGAGATCCTCATCATCGCCGTGGATGATCCTTTAAGCGGGGGCGAACTTTGGCGGAGCGACGGCACTCTGGCCGGCACCCGTCAGGTGCGAGACATCATTCCTGGACCGACAGGCTCAGATCCACGTGACCTCACGACGGTGGGAAACCGGGTGTTTTTCTCTGCATTAGAGGCTAATGGGCGCAGCAGTCTTTGGGTCACAAACGGCGAATTTGCCACCACCAATAAACTGGCTGAATTCCCCACTTCTCCTCAACCGGACAATCGCCGACTGGATCGTTTTACCGCATTCAACGGTCGGCTGATTTTCCGTGGATACGATAGCGACGCAGGCAGTGAAATCTGGATGTCTGACGGCACCCCAGCAGGCACCGTCCGTAACTTAGACATTACAGGTTCATCCCTTAATTCCGACGTGGACCACTTCTTCAATTTGAACAACCAAACGCTCTACTTCACCGCCGATACGAGCAGCTTGGGGCGTGAATTGTGGAAGATGAACAGTTCTTTCCAGACTTCCCTTTACCAGGATATCCAAGAAGGCATTGAATCCAGCTTCCCGTCAGACAGCACCCCAGTCAATGAGACCACGGCCGGATTCAGAACGGAGATGATCGCCGCCACCCCAGATGAAATCCTTTATTTCATCGCAGACAGTCCGCTGGGCATTGAACTCTGGAAGACCGACCGTGCGGGAAATGCGACTGGAACAACCATCGTCCAAGATATTTTACCAGGTTCAGAAAGTTCTTCGCCACGGTCTTTGAAAACGATGACCGTGAGCGGGACGGAATACCTCTTTTTTGCTGCTAACAAAAGCGATACCAGTGGGCGTGAGCTCTGGAGGTCCAACACGATCACAGGCGTCACTGAAATCGTCCGTGACATCGTCCCTGGAACCGATGGTTCCAGCGCGAATAACCTCCACGTCATTGGCAATACCCTGTTTCTCACAGCCAACGATGGCCAGGGCGTGGAACTGTGGCGCAGCAACGGTAGCGTCGGGAACGCTGGAACAACTTTGGTCAGCAACATCAATCCAGGTGCAGGCAGTTCCAATCCGACAAACTTCTTCACCTTTAACAACCGCCTTTTCTTCACCGCAGTCAACGGCACTGGCATGGCCCTCTATAGCTGCGGGACGACAGGTACCGAAACCCTTGTGCGTCAATTTGCTGCGGCAGATACGGCTTCCAGCTTTACTCAGATCGGAACCAATCTGTACTTTCTTGTCAATGGATCCCAGCTTTGGGTCACAAACGGCGTTAATCCCGCAGGGACAACGCTGGTAAAAAACTTCCAGGAAGGCAATGCGGGCTCAGCAGCAACGGGCCTGACAAAAGTGGGCACCACAGAAGTTTATTTCTCTGCCAATGACGGTATCTCAGGCCAGGAACTGTGGAAGACTGACGGGCTACCAGGAGGCAGCACCGTGCAGGTAGCCAATATTCGCCCTGAAGCGGAGGGGCCAAATGCCCCACCGCTTGGCTCAGATCCCCTTTACATCACTCCGTCTGGCAGCAAGGTTTTCTTCAGTGCAGATGCCACCGGCAGCAATCGTGAACTGTGGATGACTGACGGCACAACCCTGGGCACCACCGTTGTCAAAACCACGGGAGATGCCGAAATCAATGTTAGCGGCGCTAGCGACCCGACCTTCCTGGCCGATGTGAATGGTGTGGTTTACTTTTCAGCGGTGTCTTCTGGAAACGGCCGCGAACCCTGGAAGTCTGACGGCACCCCAGAAGGCACTCAGATGCTTGCAAACTTAGTGACGACGACGGGCTCCTCGAACCCTGAAGAGTTCATCAAATTCAAGAATGAAGCGTATTTCGTTTCATCTGCCTCTGGAGAAGGTCGGCGCCTTCGCAAAGCCGTCCCCCCGTATGCAGCCATCATTGATGGCGTTACAAATCCAGGCATCCCTAACGATGCGGGTCCAGATGATCCGAAGGAACTGACCGTCGCTGGCACCGGATCCAATGAACGGCTTTACTTTTCAGCGCGCATTCCTGGCAAAGGCCGTGAACTTTGGAAAAGCGATGGCGCATCCAACCGCACGGAGTGCATTGACATCAATACAGGGGTTAACAACTCCAACCCCGAGCAACTGACCTCTGTTGGCTCCCAGCTCTTCTTTGTGGCCACCGATGGCACTGCGACCAATACCGGACGAGAGCTTTGGGTGACCACAGGCAACCGAGCCACCACTCGCTTGGTTAAAGACATCAATCCAGGCGATGGACACTCCGATATCCAAGACATGATCGAAGCCGGTGGAAAACTCTTTTTCACCGCCGTGACTGCCGCGAATGGACGCGAATTGTGGGTGAGCAACGGCACCTCAGCGGGCACTGTCATGCTTAAAGATATTGTCCCTGGCATCGAGAGCCCAAACATCACCAACATGCGGAATGTGGATGGCATCCTGGTTTTCTCGGCCAACAATGGTGTGGATGGTCGTGAAGTCTGGATCTCCGATGGCACGCCTGCTGGCACCATCCTGCTGCAAAATCTGGCACCACTCTCCGCCTCATCCAACCCAAGCGAATTCACGGCTCTGAATGGCCAAGTGCTATTTGCGGCGACGACACCAACCACGGGCTATGAACTATTAACCTCCTTCATCGGATCCAATCTTGAGGTCCAGCTTCAGCCCGCCAATACTGTCATCAATGCAGGGAGCACGGTGGTCTTCCCCGCTGTAGATTTCAAACTCAACACCACGCTGACGCTGACCTTGAAGAATACAGGCAGCAATGTCCTGAAGGATGTGAAACCCCTGATCAGCGGCGTCAATGCCTCTGAATTTACCCTGGTCGCGCCGAAAGCGGCCACCATGGTCTCTAGCAATGGAAGTACCTCCATGGCTATTCGCTTCACACCCAAGGAAGGCGGGGTCCGGAGAGCGACGCTTTCCATCTTCAGCAATGACAATGAGCCTAAACCCTTTGTTATCCAACTGGAAGGCACCGGCAACAAAGACCCAGAAATCACGCTTCAGCCTCTTCCCCTGATGCTGAAAGTAGGAGAGCCCGCATCCTTTGAATCCACCGCCACTGGTACTGCCCCTCTGGCCCTCCAGTGGAGAAAGGGATCTGCAAGTGTGGCAGGTGCCACCAGCACCACGCTGAACATCAGTGCGGTCACGATCAAAGATGCAGGGGCCTATAGCCTGTTTGTCAAAGGCACCCCCCTTACCGCAGTGAGCAATCCGGCCGAACTCGGGGTGGTAGAAGACTACGTCAGTCCACCTCTGCTCGTGGCAGGGATCGACAAAGTGGCCACGCTGAAGGTGAATGCTGCGGGAAATCAACTCACCTACCAATGGCTGATCCAACGGGCAGGCGATCCACAGCCATCGGAGTTGCAGAATGATGAACGAGTCAGCGGCGCACAGACGAAGACCTTGGTGATTAAAAATCTGCTCACCAGCGATACGGCTGAATACTCATGCCGCGTCACCAACCCTGGCGGCAGCAAGGTGGGCGGCACCACCCAACTCAATGTCTTCAGTGAGTCACCGGATGTTTACAGCACCCAAAATATGCCAAATGGCGTGGTGGGGGGAGACTATAAGCATCAGATTAAAATTGACCCAGCCGCGATTAAATCAGCCCTGACTTACTCCGCCACAGGCCTACCCCCTGGCCTCAAGGTGAATGTCAAAACGGGCGAAATCACAGGCCGCCCGACGAAGGACGGAAACTACAGCCCCGTCCTCACCGCCAAAAACACAGTGGGTAGCGACAGCTATACTGTCGATCCTCCCATCAATATCGAGCTCTTCCCCGCCGGGGTCGAAGGCATCTATGCTGGCACGGTGGAGCACAATGGTGAAATCAATGGTCACCTCGGAGGTCGCCTGGATCTCACCGTCACCAAAACGGGGAGCTTCAGCGGCAGCCTCACGCTCGGTGGCAGCAAATTGCCAATCAAAGGCATCATGAACGTCTATCGTGCTGAAACGAATACGCTGCCGGAATTCGAACTCCTCGTGAAACGCACCGGCAAGCCCGTGCCGGAACCCGTGACCTTGCAGGTCGAGCTTAACCCTGTGACCGGTCTGCTAACTAGCAATAGCAAGGTAACCGTTCTGGGTAAAACAGCTCTCATCGCAGGAGCTCGCCGGGTGGATGCACTCGCAGCCGCATCATACGTGGGATACTACACCTTCGGGATGGAGCTTGGGGACATGGGCCAAGTGGGCGAAGCCTCTGCCGCCACGATTCCTCAGGGTTGGAGTTACGGCTCTTTCACGGTGGCGAAAGATGGTAAACTTACCTTTGCGGGTCGCACGGCCGATGGGGACAAAATCATCGGCGCTTCGTTTGTGGGCGTGGACAGCAAAATCGTTGTTTTCCAGACCATGTATACCCCGCTGAAGGGCTCCCTTCTCGGCAGCTTAACTGTGGACTCTGTGAATACAGCAGACCTCACGGATAACACCCTAACAGGTGATGTGGAATGGGTGCGCCCGGCGGATCCGAAATCGAAGACCCGCACCTATGTCGCAGGCTTTGGTATGACAGGCACGCCCGTGTTAGATCCCGTGCCCCTGGAAGTTACAGGCTCCATCTATGTCAAACCCGTGGGCACAGCACTCACCCTTAACCTGCCTGCACCGACGACTGTGGACCTCGACTTCCGTTATGGCGGCCTTCTTGAGGCCGATGTCATGGCCCGCCTGGATGCCAGCGTGATTGTGGCCGCTAGCCACAAGATCACTCAGCCAACTCCGGCGACCACTGGACAGACGAAGCTTGCCTCCATCGCTGGGGGTACAGGCCTCTTCACCGGCAGCTTCGCCCTGACCGATGCAGACCTCCGACCGAACTTCACCAAACCGCTCATCCGCAAGGTGACCTTCCAGGGCATCATGGTGAAAGACCATTTGGGTGAGAAATTCGGCGCTGGATTCTTCCTCTTGCCAGAGCTGCCAGAAGGCACCGAAACACCGACCACGGTGCCGATTCTGAGCGGTGAGATCGAGCTCACGCCTGTTCTTCCTTAA
- the leuB gene encoding 3-isopropylmalate dehydrogenase, which yields MSRTYKLAVLPGDGIGPEVMAEAIQVLDTLAAKADFGFEYNHQLVGGAAIDAVGKALPAETVAACEASDAILFGSVGGPKWEKLPPNEQPERGALLPLRKHFGLFANLRPGLCYPALTASSPIRPDLVEGGFDVLCVRELTGGLYFGQPKSRTTLPDGDIEVIDTMVYKKSEIERIAHVAFKAAQLRRKHVTSVDKANVLTNSVLWRETMLEVAAQYPDVTLAHLYVDNAAMQLIKAPRSFDVMVTENLFGDILSDEMAMICGSLGMLASASLGKPKGDGLYFGLFEPSGGTAPDIAGMGIANPIAQILSAALLLRFSLGLEQEAVAIENAVKKAIESGLRTGDIFTGVEGTRKVGTREMGNAIVAAL from the coding sequence ATGAGTCGCACGTACAAACTCGCAGTCCTCCCTGGTGATGGTATCGGTCCTGAAGTCATGGCCGAGGCGATCCAAGTTCTCGATACCCTCGCCGCCAAGGCTGATTTTGGGTTTGAATACAATCACCAACTCGTCGGCGGAGCCGCGATTGATGCCGTGGGGAAAGCCCTGCCTGCTGAAACCGTGGCTGCCTGCGAAGCTAGCGATGCCATCCTTTTCGGTTCAGTCGGTGGCCCAAAGTGGGAAAAACTCCCCCCGAACGAGCAGCCAGAGCGCGGTGCGTTGCTGCCTTTGCGCAAGCATTTTGGCCTTTTTGCCAACCTTCGTCCAGGTCTCTGCTACCCGGCTTTGACGGCCTCTTCCCCCATCCGGCCAGATCTGGTGGAAGGTGGTTTTGACGTCCTCTGCGTGCGTGAACTGACCGGCGGTCTTTATTTTGGCCAGCCGAAGAGCCGCACCACCTTGCCAGATGGCGACATCGAAGTGATTGATACGATGGTTTACAAAAAGAGCGAAATCGAGCGCATTGCCCACGTTGCTTTCAAAGCCGCCCAGCTTCGCCGTAAGCATGTGACTTCGGTGGATAAGGCCAATGTGCTAACCAACAGTGTGTTGTGGCGTGAAACCATGCTGGAAGTGGCTGCTCAGTATCCAGACGTGACTCTGGCTCACCTCTATGTGGACAATGCGGCCATGCAGTTGATCAAAGCCCCCCGCAGCTTTGACGTCATGGTCACAGAAAACCTGTTTGGCGACATCCTCAGTGATGAGATGGCCATGATCTGTGGTAGCCTGGGCATGCTTGCCAGTGCCAGCCTGGGTAAACCGAAGGGCGATGGTCTTTACTTTGGCCTCTTTGAGCCCAGCGGCGGCACCGCTCCAGACATTGCGGGCATGGGCATCGCTAACCCCATCGCTCAGATTCTCTCCGCAGCACTGCTGCTTCGCTTCTCTCTGGGATTGGAGCAGGAAGCCGTCGCTATCGAAAACGCGGTGAAGAAGGCCATCGAAAGTGGTCTGCGCACTGGTGATATCTTCACAGGCGTGGAAGGCACCCGCAAGGTGGGCACCCGTGAAATGGGCAATGCCATCGTGGCCGCTCTCTGA